One genomic region from bacterium encodes:
- the gnd gene encoding decarboxylating 6-phosphogluconate dehydrogenase: MELAMIGLGKMGANMTTRLLGKGHRVVAFDLKEEAVRAAEAGGATGARTLEEVVRKLAAPRAVWVMVPAGKPTDDTIAALAGRLSPGDIVIDGGNSNYKDTMRRAAELKGKKLQFVDVGTSGGVWGLSEGYSMMVGGEEEAVKRLAPILEALAPASDKGWGRVGPSGAGHFVKMVHNGIEYGLMQAYAEGFELMQRKAGFGLDLVRIAEIWRHGSVVRSWLLDLTADALAKNPGLEGIAAYVPDSGEGRWTAIEAIETGVSLPVITMALQNRFRSREEAPFGDKLLAAMRNQFGGHAVKGGK, translated from the coding sequence ATGGAGCTCGCGATGATCGGGTTGGGAAAGATGGGCGCCAACATGACGACGCGTCTGCTGGGGAAGGGCCACCGCGTGGTGGCCTTCGACCTGAAGGAGGAGGCGGTTCGCGCCGCCGAGGCGGGAGGAGCGACCGGGGCCCGCACCCTGGAGGAGGTGGTGCGGAAACTGGCCGCGCCGCGCGCCGTCTGGGTGATGGTTCCCGCCGGGAAACCGACCGACGACACCATCGCGGCCCTGGCCGGCCGCCTGTCCCCCGGGGACATCGTCATCGACGGGGGGAACAGCAACTACAAAGATACGATGCGGCGCGCCGCCGAACTCAAGGGGAAGAAGCTGCAGTTCGTCGATGTCGGGACCAGCGGCGGCGTGTGGGGGCTTTCCGAAGGGTACAGCATGATGGTCGGGGGGGAGGAGGAGGCGGTGAAGAGGCTTGCGCCGATCCTCGAAGCGCTGGCTCCCGCGAGCGACAAGGGGTGGGGGCGGGTCGGGCCGAGCGGGGCCGGGCACTTCGTCAAGATGGTCCACAACGGGATCGAATACGGACTGATGCAGGCGTACGCGGAAGGGTTCGAGCTGATGCAGCGGAAGGCCGGGTTCGGCCTGGACCTGGTCCGGATCGCCGAGATCTGGCGGCACGGCAGCGTGGTGCGCTCCTGGCTGCTGGACCTGACGGCCGACGCGCTGGCGAAGAACCCCGGCCTGGAAGGGATCGCGGCATACGTGCCGGACTCCGGCGAGGGCCGCTGGACCGCGATCGAGGCGATCGAGACGGGGGTCTCCCTCCCCGTGATCACGATGGCGCTGCAGAACCGCTTTCGGTCCCGCGAGGAGGCGCCGTTCGGCGACAAGCTCCTGGCCGCGATGCGCAACCAGTTCGGCGGGCACGCGGTGAAAGGCGGGAAGTGA
- a CDS encoding HAD family phosphatase, producing the protein MIRAMIFDLDGTLLKTERMKAISYARAAMELLPGGIREEDVLEAFKEVVGLSREKVSTFLLRRFGLEESARSRMRGLGVDTPWEAFAAVRAPIYAKMLENPEVLSKEQWPRNVALMEEARRTGCKVGLATMSYGIQVRRILEILGWSGLFDHVATRDDVVHGKPDPEIYLLVARELGVSPGECLVVEDSPAGVNAARAAGMWCVAVATPFTREALHAGGLLEDRWIVDDPAALPSVVRRMIGERNGDVKDPTGETRRK; encoded by the coding sequence ATGATCCGGGCGATGATCTTCGATCTGGACGGCACGCTTCTCAAGACGGAGAGGATGAAGGCGATTTCCTATGCACGCGCGGCGATGGAGCTGCTCCCTGGCGGCATCCGCGAGGAGGACGTTCTGGAGGCTTTCAAGGAGGTCGTCGGCCTTTCCCGCGAGAAGGTGTCGACCTTCCTGCTGCGGCGCTTCGGGCTGGAGGAATCGGCCCGGTCCAGGATGCGGGGGCTGGGCGTCGACACTCCCTGGGAGGCATTCGCCGCGGTGCGCGCCCCGATCTATGCGAAGATGCTCGAGAACCCGGAAGTATTGTCGAAGGAACAGTGGCCCCGGAACGTCGCCTTGATGGAGGAAGCGCGCCGGACCGGGTGCAAGGTGGGGCTGGCCACCATGTCGTACGGAATCCAGGTCCGGCGGATCCTGGAGATCCTCGGATGGTCCGGGCTCTTCGACCACGTGGCAACCCGGGATGACGTGGTCCATGGCAAGCCGGACCCGGAGATCTACCTCCTCGTCGCCCGGGAACTCGGTGTTTCTCCCGGGGAGTGCCTGGTCGTCGAGGACTCTCCCGCCGGGGTGAACGCCGCCCGGGCGGCCGGGATGTGGTGCGTCGCCGTGGCAACGCCCTTCACCCGGGAGGCGCTCCATGCGGGGGGCCTCCTGGAGGACCGGTGGATCGTGGACGACCCGGCGGCGCTTCCTTCCGTCGTCCGGAGGATGATCGGGGAACGGAACGGGGACGTGAAGGACCCAACCGGGGAGACAAGGAGGAAGTGA